In Miscanthus floridulus cultivar M001 unplaced genomic scaffold, ASM1932011v1 os_2401_1_2, whole genome shotgun sequence, the sequence ctagaaaagatcctcatactgagctaaagccagagccatatggccctcacagttgtactgtaagtcctagatgatcgcttacagataagtccttagggagaggaatctgaagcatataaacacttcaacCCCCTGTtttcatgttactaaaaagtcatattttaatatttattacatataccattagtcaagttacaagatcatggttttgattaagcactagcaaaaactatcccatgcaatatcccaaaggtatcaaggtacaagttatcaaatatctaggatatcctatttggcaacaaggttgacacatgcaatatgaattaagtgtttaaatgtgaataggtaacaaggatagtcccatgctatacttgtcttacaCACCAATCCTTCAGTAtgctttattcttcgatgtcattcttcttcttggatcaccacgtgtatctcaccgactggacataattcgtagaacaccacacaaacatccatacacatacatgtatagcatacaattgcatctatatcagaacaatacatcaatcatagaaaaataagtgaaagagattgaaacacgattctacgtattgctacgaacacacagtcgtgagAAGCACGCTAATAGAAGCTAcaatgaaaaagatacatctaccaaaagatttacttaatacgtggaaaagaaaactataggcttcatttatgttaactatatgaattcatatacaaaagatattttataaacaatatggattacattaagtcaattttagatttaaattataaaacaaaagtaaaacaaatcatattttatgtataaaacctagttgcataaccattaatcaagatatgatttaaaccatgattttcatgaaatagtaatatagtaaacatcattactaatgtaTAGATTtcatcgttatgaaacaaacgcaacttgaacggactatttcagagttaaaataaataagttacgatttaaacaagttttgctttagttaaataatagattaaatctactcatgaattttaagtgttgaaaacatgccaaACAGTTGTATAAACGCATAGAAAAcaaaatacgatcctaacgcaatttgaatgggtcaaatcgaaattaaaacacaaaagttacgcatgaaataaggttcagtggcatttctgtaaatatttgaactcgtttttgaattaaaacaattaaaattctgaatttaaatgtattttggactgggcaaactatttttggaaaacacagggtctaaagtgaataaaaataggactaattTGTATTTATTTTAAACTGTTATGGACTGTGGGTTAATTCACCGAAAACAGGGGGGCTATTCTGCAAAACGTGCGTGGCTTTGACTGCGGGTTGACTACGATGTTGACTGGGCAGCCATGTGGCGGTGTGTGAGTGGTGTGGTGTGCCACGCGTGCGCGGGCCAGTGCTGACGCGTCGCTGTGGACCGTGTCcacgggtccacggtggaccgattaTAATCCCCAAAGGGGTATCTAATTTGGTCCGCTCGTTCCAAATCTGATGGCGTAGGCATGATGGAAGCAGAGGGTCACCGGGGAAGAAGCTCATGACGACAGCGCCATTGTTGCCGGTGTGCCGAACTCGCCGGTGGACGTCGGGGCGGTGATTCCAGCCATCTCATGACAAAGTGAGCGCACCTAATCGATCTACAGGCTCTCGCGAACACATTGGGGCGCTACCGAGGTGAGGGGGATGTTGAAGCGTTGGtcccgcggcggcgccatggccggcggcttgGTTGTTTGGTGCTACAGTGTTCTAGGGCGCTAATCGATGAACGGATGGCATGGGGAGGACGAGTGGCTCACCGAGATGCAATTGGAATGGAGCATGGTGTCCGGGGAGCCTCCGAAGCGAGTCGTTGACGGCAATGGTGGCTGGAGAGAGAGGAAGACACGTGGGTGAGGTTGAATCCGATGAAGTCGAGACCAAAACCACGAAGTGGAGGTACCTACGAGCGCGGGGGAGTACGGCGGTGCTCACGGGCGCGTCGGCATCGTGGATAGCGCTCGGAAGCGGTGGATGGCCAGCGGCGGTGAGATGTTGGACGCGCAtagaggaaaggggagaagaCGGGGGCTCGACTGGAGCTTTATAGGCGGGCGGGCGCGGCGtacaaggaaggggagcggggcgcgCTGAGGTGATTGGTCGCTTTCCTTGCGGGAGAGACGGCGCTAGCGACTTGCCAAGTTTGGCCACGCCATCGCTGGGTCAAGAAAGGAAGGGGAGCGTggggaagaaggaaagggaaggggaCGACAGCGCTGATGAGTGGGACTCGGGTCACAGCGAGAGGGAGAAGGAGCAGCGCGTGCGAGCGTCTGACGACGTGGGCCAGCGACGTAGTGCAAGGGAGGAGCGGACGGCGCGTGTGTGATGCGGGCGTAGGTCGAGCGGGCCGCGTTGGTGGGCTGCGTCGCGCGGAACGGTGGGCCGCCGAGCAGATCAGGCCAAGCAGCTGCGCGAGGCAGGCCGAAGGAGGGAAAGGAAGGGGCAGCTGGGCCGAGGCCGGGAAGAAGAAAGGAGCGGGCTGGGGAAACTGGGCCAGGCGACTAGCTGGGCTGAAAAGGAAAGAAGGgatatttttcaaataaaaatccttttctatttctgaattctatttcttttcttaattcaaaaccatttcaaatatgaaccaaatcaagcataaatatgatttcaatatactttctaattccaacatagatgaaccaattttcggtaagtttccaaaaataactttttaagttcttacattttctaattccttttctttctttccttttatttcaaagccattttcaatttcatttcaaaagcattttaaccattttgacttttcaattaaagtcactcaaccaataaaatcaaatgcaatggcatgtatgctcatacatgttgctaccttatgatgtattttaaattaatgaaaaaatttattttctatatttcatgtgcacaaaaattccaacttaaatcattttaactctatttcaaaagaggcaatttttagggtgttacacatatcaaggagatgacccatcttagtcATTAACTTTACTCAAGGACGAGCAGAGGGCTAAGTGTGGGAAagtttgttggcggtccttaactcatatTTTCAACCGCCAATCTTTACATAAAATCCAaccaaataaacaccaaacttagtgatagggtttaaaactaacatCTTTCCACAAGTTTTTGTGAATtgacttttgtaggaggacttaTATGAAAACCATGGAAAACATACCCTAAAATGCGCAAAGAGACAAAGCGTAACGCCATCTTGCGCAAGGCAAAAGAGCTCAAGGGGGAGAAGGCCAATGCAAAGTGAATCCAAGCCCAAAACAAGTGGAGGACGAGCCTAAAAGCAAGACAAACCAACTTAACTTTGCGCAACACAACCATGGGCCAAGTCCAGAAGATAACAAGAGGCAGCCCAATGAAGATGGGCTGATTCGGAGCAGGCcatggtgcggccgcacccccacCAGCCCTGTTTGGCCTAGAATTCAGTCGGTTGCTTCTTACCGCCTTGCCCAATGTCGGTATGCTAGTGTCACCCAGTTTCAATGTACTTGGAAGTCAGTTTGGTGCCTTCCATGAGGGGATGAATCATTTTTCACAtgaccccctcctctccacctataaagaGAGACTCTCCTCTCCGCCTTCAACAACAACACACCAAGGGAAAGAGCACCACACTTGAGCATCACTCCAAGGCTTAGGCCATAGCTAGTAGAGTTGAGTAtttgggagagatgtgagggaagagTATGGGGAAGTGTTGGACTTGTCGGTATCTCCCCGAGCTTGTACATCGATGAGCACCGGTGCCTCAATAGAGCTTttcgctaagtgagtgttcgtgttTCTTATGGTTATAAGTCTTTTAATTAGTTAAGCTCTATTCTTACTTGTTTGCGGGTTCATCGTCTGTCCTCatggcggatactctagtagagagtcttgataaagacggataaccatgcgcaacgctagagtagtagtcgatagtatagacgtggtgtctaggctagaggctatcttcgtttgcctcgtatcctccggttgaggggtaggcggtaggtggtgacagccctatccatccttcgtaatcccccacgttcggatATGGTGTAGAGTCGTATGCCGGTATCACCTGGCAAACCAGGTGCGCTCCGGTGCCTGAAGTAAGCAAGTGAAAGTAGAGTTAATACCTGTCCTTAGACccaaaagccataggaatccatttCTACCGTTTCCAactttacccttgtgttgtccttggacaaatTAGCTAGAAGAAGTAGCTCCGTTCCttatggaaaatatgataccctgaatacttccgagtgaaagctacaacggtaattctgtgcgcttgcggaatctttCTGCattcgttaagaaataccaacagagaCTTTGGTGGGGCTACCGTTGGATCCGCAACGACCGGCTGAGATCAGACCCTAGGGACGTTGACTTGTCCTAGACTTCTCGATCTTGGGCCAGCAGATCTAGATCCTTGCAGGCTGCAACCTAGATTGCAGGTTCCCCAGTTAGATTCTCTCACATCAGAGATGGCAAGGCAGGGTGGGTGCTAGCCTAGCGGTAGATCTTAAATGGGATTTAAGAAGGGGCCAACAATATTTAAGTTCTTTCAAGTGTGCAATTTTCTAAGACTCCTTAAGCATTAACCATAACACATCATTAAGAAAAATCAATGCCAAGAGGGGGCCATGACCCACTCTGGCCTCTATGTAGCTCCACCTGTGGTGCTAGGCATAACTAGGGAATCCAGAGGCTACTCAGGTTCGACGGTGGCGGCCACATATGTGCACACATGGCACCGATGACCCGGTAGCAGATACATTTCGGTGTGGTTGGGGCCTCCCCTTTGCCGCTTTGCACCTTTGACATGTGGCTGCATTCGCCTATTGCGCCCCTATGTGCTTGGGGTTTGCATAGTAGCAGGAGGCATGGGATGGCAAGTGTCCTCCCTTGCGTCAAGTAATGCTTTTCTTGGGATAGTTGTGATGGTTGTGCATAGTGTTGTTCAGATACCATGTGCCTATGTGGGTTGTGCTTTTTTGTGCAGTGTGAAGTGGATGGTGCTAGCAGAAAGTCTTGTTTTGGCTAGTTCCAGTAAAATGTTTTGCATTCAAAAAAGTCTATGTAACATCTTcacatcaatttctcctaatagTTGTGCTTAAATTGTATGCTACATCATTGAATAACTTATGAACACTAACAATTTTTTAAATAAAATGGCAAAGGACAAGGACACGTGGCACGCTACTACGATGAAACGTGGCAGAACCAGAGAGGGACACGTGGTGACATGTGATAGGATAAGTGGCAAGATTATGTCACGCTGATGCTAACGGTGTGGGTCGGCTGACAGATGAGGCCCACAGTGATCACACGATCAATGGctaacgttgaccgttgacttggCCAACACTGGTCTGGTTCCGATGAATGGTCGGCTACAGGGAAGAGAGAAGAAAGGCGACGTCGAATATTAAgggcccgtttggcacggcttcaACTGGCTTTTGCTTATCTGACAAAAACACTGTAGCACACTGTAGCAAAAAGGCGGTTTTCTCTCTCCTACTTTTTCGTCTCGCTGTAGCACGTGTACTGTAGCAAAACGGGGAAAGCCAGAAAAACCGGCTTCTCCGGCTTCAATGAACAGTGCCGATGTCAGtgagagaggaggggaggagagagaaaaccggctttttgctacagtgttgctacaatgttttcgtCAGATAAGTCGGAACCGGTATAAGCTGTGCCAAACGGGCCCTAAGTTTTCTTAACTTTGGACACCTCGGTAGTCTAGGAAAAAGGAAACTCCGATCTGCATTCCAAAAGAAACTCTGAGAGGGTGCCGTTGTTAAATTATATACACGAAAAGTCCGAGCTGGTGGGACCCATGGACGGTCGCGATCGAGTCGATGTCCCATCGCACGGCAAGTCGGCAACCCGGCCGTGTCCTCCAAGACTCCGCCTTCCCCGCGACCCGAGCCCGACCGCCGCGACCGCTTATATATATCCACGCCCCCCGCGCGCGGCCGTGAAATCCTCAATCCGAACAAATCCAAGGAGCTAGCGGGGCGATCCCGACCGTCGCGGGCGGAACCCTATCCCTACTACCTCCACCCTCTCATGGCGGCGACAGCCGTGGCAAGCCGGAAGCGAGGGACGGCCGCCGCCTTCCTCGACGACCCCTTCTCGTTCCCCGCCGCCGACCTGCCGCTCCTGCAGACCAAGCGCGGCCGGTGCTCGTCGTCGATTGTTGCCGCCGACCTCGGACTCAGCTTCCCGCTCGAGTTCGACCCGGTCGAGGCGCTCCATCTCATCTTCCCCGGCGAGGATCCGCAGGTGCGTCCATGTACGTACGTGTGCGTTTAATTTATTTGATACATGGATTGTTTATATTAGTCCTAATAATCAATCACGGCGAACAGGCTTAGAGTACGCCGATAGGCAAGAGGTCAAGCCAATGAGGTCCTGCCATTAGCTACCGTGATATATACTATCTAATAAACTTGATTTCGAAAATTCTGtcctcttttggagttcaatcgATGCATCGAACATAAATTGGTGTCCTTACCAATTGGTACTACAGTACTGTACCAATGAATGTCTTCAGTCATGTGTTTTCTTATCCTACACAAATTAGTACTAGTTAGGATTTGTGCACCTAAAATCATTTTTCCCGTTAATTTACAGGTTCTACAAAACTATTTACAAGCGTCAGGAGATGTCTTGGATGCTGCAATCAGAGCATACAAAGATTATTTGGCAGAAAGAGGCACAGAATCTGCTTCTgccatgaaccatgttccatctGACAACGAGGAAGGCGATAGCATCCTATCTGAATCCGATGGTATGCGGCCATGTTTAATATCTCAACATACTTTCATGCAACCAAATTTATTTAATCATTTAAAATCAGCTACCGTTAACATAAACCTTACTGCATCAATGGCTATTGCAGTTGACCTGATAGTGGAAACCATTCCCACCAATTGCTCTGGATGGGCAGAGCTCATTGTCAAGGAGATGTCCTCTGCTTCAGATTTGACTGATGCCAAGAATCGCGCCTTCAAGATACTCAACCTGTTGGAAAAATCTGCTGCTAGGAGTAGCCCAGATGAAAAAAGCAAAGTGAACAAGGTATCAAGATTGCCTAAAGTTAAATActtctttattgtattattatgaaCCATGTTTAATAATGCTTATAGTTCTCCTTCCTCCCAAGCTGACCTGAATTTTTGTTGTCAATCCAGGAGCACAAGATAGTGAAGCAGATGCTGGGATCCCTGCTTCACCAGAACGGCGTTCTGAAGCGTGCATTCCTCATACAGCACAACCGACTCAAGGAGTATCAAGAGATGGTGCAGGAGCGATCTCAATTCAACCAGATTCTCGAGAAGTACCAGAAGCAGATCAAGGCGTTAGAGGTAGGTTCTGTGAAATCATTGCTATAATGCTTAACCTGTATTTTATCTACCTACTCGTACTAACCTTCTCATCCTTACCATCCAGGAGAAGAACAATGCCTTGTCatttcatcttcaaaatgtgaaCCAATGCAGAAACACCTATTGGCATCGCAATCCAGATGTCTTCTAATCGATACGGTTGTCAGAAAGGACATGTCCTCTAATCACTACATACTGCTGCTACAACTTACGAGTCAAGCTTGGAGCTTAATCCACAAGATCCTGAAACTGCAAAATATCATTTTTCTCTCTTCCAGCTAAGGAGAAAGACGATCAAAGACAGGCCATGTCCATGTGGTGTTGCAATTAGTTTATGTTAGATTGTCTGTAGAGGGAGATAATCAAAGGACATGTTCATGTGTTATTGCAATTAGTTTGTGTTAGTCTGGATTCTCTTTAGATTATAGTTGCTCTTGATGTAAGCGAGCAAAATTTGACGGAGTTCAAACATTCATGTACGATTTGTTTTAATTTATTGATCGAATCGAGACTGTTCCCCATCAAAGCTCCCCTTAACTGTGAAAGGATTTACTCCCAGTCCCAGATATGATGATTTGTTGAGAATTGGTACTAACAGCACCATTGGAAATGTTTTGATGGGCGCTTGTGGGTTTCGAATTACAGCTAGCAACCAACTAAAGCACCTTTAGCATTGGAGCGCATAATAAACAATTTGTATTTTTTATTCAACATTGCTCTATCTTCTCCGTGCACGCATTATTTACCACATTCCTTCTAGATCTGAATGCAAATCTCCATATTATATAGTTCACTCGCCATCCACCTGCTCCTCCATATCATTTCATGGAATTTTGTTTTGCCGACTTGAATCGTCTATGCACTACACTTAGAATGAACTCTACTATGTACTACTTACCTCGAGGAACAATCAGATATGCAACCCAAATCATGGACCAAGAACTCGAACCATCCTACCATTACTTCTTCTGGGCAGCGATCCTGCGGCTGCCGCTCCT encodes:
- the LOC136534925 gene encoding uncharacterized protein, translated to MAATAVASRKRGTAAAFLDDPFSFPAADLPLLQTKRGRCSSSIVAADLGLSFPLEFDPVEALHLIFPGEDPQVLQNYLQASGDVLDAAIRAYKDYLAERGTESASAMNHVPSDNEEGDSILSESDVDLIVETIPTNCSGWAELIVKEMSSASDLTDAKNRAFKILNLLEKSAARSSPDEKSKVNKEHKIVKQMLGSLLHQNGVLKRAFLIQHNRLKEYQEMVQERSQFNQILEKYQKQIKALEEKNNALSFHLQNVNQCRNTYWHRNPDVF